A window of Solanum stenotomum isolate F172 chromosome 3, ASM1918654v1, whole genome shotgun sequence contains these coding sequences:
- the LOC125859011 gene encoding uncharacterized protein LOC125859011, with translation MSGYTKFMKELVTKKRSFDFDIIEVSHSCSAIMTKKMIKKREDPKAFTIPCTICIVQFAKALYDLGARINLMVYAIYKQLRLGEPKATTMRLLIADRSIKHHVGILHDILVKVDRLIFLVDFVILDCEIYAEIPIILGRPFLATGRALVDVESGNLKFRVNEDEVIFNICKSMKYPSDIHVVSIDDVIDVAVASVSHLMCINEPIEAVLANYDEFKVQVYEKVVAALSEL, from the coding sequence ATGTCGGGATACACGAAGTTCATGAAAGAGTTGGTCACAAAGAAAAGGagttttgattttgatataattgaaGTTTCCCATAGTTGTAGTGCAATTATGACTAAGAAGATGATCAAAAAGAGAGAAGATCCCAAGGCAttcactattccttgtaccatATGCATTGTCCAATTCGCTAAAGCTTTATACGATTTGGGAGCAAGAATCAACTTAATGGTCTATGCGATATACAAACAACTTAGGTTGGGTGAACCAAAAGCAACCACAATGCGACTCCTGATAGCAGACCGTTCAATCAAACATCATGTTGGGATACTTCATGACATCTTGGTAAAGGTCGATCGGTTAATATTTTTGgttgattttgtgattttagATTGTGAAATATATGCCGAAATTCCCATTATCTTGGGAAGGCCATTCTTGGCAACCGGGAGAGCATTGGTAGATGTTGAAAGTGGAAATTTGAAGTTTCGGGTGAACGAAGATGAAGtgatatttaatatttgtaaatcCATGAAATACCCAAGTGATATTCATGTAGTGTCTATTGATGATGTTATTGATGTGGCGGTAGCTAGTGTAAGCCATTTGATGTGCATAAATGAACCCATTGAAGCTGTACTTgctaattatgatgaatttaaagTTCAGGTCTATGAGAAAGTAGTAGCTGCCTTGTCGGAATTATGA